A region of Allocoleopsis franciscana PCC 7113 DNA encodes the following proteins:
- a CDS encoding DUF1257 domain-containing protein: MSHFSNIKTQIRNLTSLEAALSDLGVDWKAGPRSVRGYQGQTRNAEVVIEQENDYDIGFSWNGNEYELVADLQYWKQSWSVDGFLNRVTQRYAYHTVIHETEKQGFQVSEQQKNEDGSIRLVVQRWSA; encoded by the coding sequence ATGTCACATTTCAGCAACATAAAGACTCAAATCCGTAATCTCACCTCTTTAGAAGCCGCTTTATCCGATCTCGGTGTTGATTGGAAAGCTGGGCCTCGTTCAGTTCGTGGTTATCAAGGGCAAACCCGCAATGCCGAAGTTGTCATTGAACAAGAAAATGACTATGACATCGGTTTTAGTTGGAACGGGAACGAATATGAACTCGTTGCGGACTTACAGTATTGGAAACAGTCTTGGTCTGTGGATGGCTTCCTCAACCGCGTGACGCAGCGTTATGCTTACCATACGGTGATTCACGAAACCGAGAAACAGGGCTTTCAAGTTTCTGAGCAACAGAAGAATGAAGATGGTTCCATCCGTTTAGTTGTCCAACGCTGGAGTGCGTGA
- a CDS encoding DUF2997 domain-containing protein, protein MSMETLEFIIYPDGRVQEKVTGIIGASCAEVTAAIEAQLGRVVSQETTSDYFAQKLSQSAQATAHATFSDW, encoded by the coding sequence ATGAGCATGGAAACCTTAGAGTTCATCATTTATCCGGATGGTAGAGTCCAAGAAAAAGTCACAGGCATTATCGGAGCCTCTTGCGCCGAGGTAACCGCTGCGATTGAAGCTCAGTTAGGACGAGTCGTTTCTCAAGAAACAACCTCAGACTACTTCGCCCAAAAACTGTCTCAATCAGCCCAAGCTACTGCTCACGCGACTTTCAGCGATTGGTAA
- a CDS encoding ferredoxin, with the protein MSDSSPIPERSGLEPELGGIFRDAPERSGFEPELGGALRQKGVYVDEITCIGCKHCAHVARNTFYIEEDYGRSRVIRQDGDSEEVIQEAIETCPVDCIHWVDYTELKQLEQERQYQVIPLVGYPIDHSLVAIQSRQKRLKQQHKKARKRH; encoded by the coding sequence ATGTCTGATTCCTCCCCGATACCGGAGCGTTCCGGTTTAGAGCCAGAACTAGGAGGCATCTTTCGCGATGCACCGGAGCGTTCCGGCTTTGAACCCGAGCTCGGAGGTGCTCTACGGCAGAAGGGTGTTTATGTTGATGAAATTACCTGTATTGGCTGTAAGCACTGTGCCCATGTCGCTCGCAACACCTTTTACATCGAAGAGGATTATGGGCGATCGCGTGTCATTCGGCAAGATGGTGATTCCGAAGAAGTGATTCAGGAAGCGATTGAAACTTGTCCGGTTGATTGTATTCACTGGGTTGATTACACCGAACTTAAGCAGCTTGAACAAGAGCGTCAATATCAGGTGATTCCGCTTGTCGGTTATCCCATTGACCATAGCTTAGTTGCCATCCAGAGTCGGCAAAAGAGGCTCAAACAACAGCATAAAAAGGCCAGAAAACGGCATTAA
- a CDS encoding DUF3038 domain-containing protein yields the protein MRSTAKTPPPSPPWEELPLGQAPDPLELDNIKTQLDLILLALEALADIGSEAMLQAAADLNLESMVSDRVGLWRLRQSNPLRKSSGGRKKLDVEEARSLVLMICHLAKQHQELIRRAVSLLEQMAEQNNEPHHAALLGDYLDTFSNTYQERMEQGENVSPDRLTQLALKLLIDLLFYSGPNGHRRLWLALLERARD from the coding sequence ATGCGCTCTACCGCAAAGACGCCGCCACCCTCTCCCCCTTGGGAGGAATTGCCTCTGGGTCAAGCGCCAGACCCATTAGAGCTGGATAATATCAAAACCCAGCTAGATTTGATTTTACTAGCGCTAGAAGCCTTAGCCGATATTGGTTCTGAGGCGATGCTCCAGGCCGCAGCTGACTTAAATTTAGAGTCGATGGTGTCGGATCGGGTGGGTTTATGGCGTCTGCGGCAGTCCAACCCCCTGCGAAAAAGTTCGGGAGGGCGGAAAAAGTTAGATGTGGAAGAAGCGCGATCGCTTGTTCTGATGATCTGCCACCTAGCCAAACAGCATCAGGAGTTAATCCGTCGTGCTGTCTCGCTTTTGGAACAAATGGCAGAACAAAACAATGAACCGCATCACGCGGCTTTGTTAGGAGATTATCTGGATACGTTTAGCAATACCTACCAGGAGCGCATGGAGCAAGGAGAAAATGTATCGCCGGATCGGTTGACCCAACTGGCTCTTAAACTGCTGATCGATTTGCTGTTCTATAGCGGCCCCAACGGTCACCGACGCCTCTGGTTAGCCCTGCTGGAGCGAGCGCGAGACTGA
- a CDS encoding YiaA/YiaB family inner membrane protein — translation MQTPAGNQTHSTGWVVQAWSSFAIAVVAMTIGILNLPVDNWIKGYMGIGLSFTVGSTFSVAKTTRDMHEAKRITSRIEEARVEKLLNEHHPLK, via the coding sequence ATGCAAACACCAGCGGGCAATCAAACACACAGTACGGGATGGGTTGTTCAAGCTTGGTCTTCTTTTGCTATTGCCGTTGTTGCCATGACGATTGGCATCCTCAACCTTCCTGTGGATAATTGGATCAAAGGCTACATGGGAATCGGTTTATCGTTTACCGTTGGCTCTACATTCAGTGTGGCAAAAACCACTAGGGACATGCACGAAGCGAAAAGAATCACCTCAAGAATCGAGGAAGCGAGAGTGGAAAAACTCCTCAACGAACACCACCCCCTAAAATAA
- a CDS encoding DUF4335 domain-containing protein — MPLSNSNLRRYTPPTCTLEIAAKTSPLSRFVGQSVLKNLRFELRFDDPRQPDDQRVTIRGDEIELEMLCEAVNSYIQHFLESPSTQQLLISGTPRASSGLTTHDNLSQDSLASPAPRVMNSDAIASRSLYQEPGKLDDSTLDPNLKRNPKRRSLKARSLATDIYLEPKGLLAHNLILGHLANEESGPFVNLSVTQLFDLATALDEYASDAVALPNLNPLSWKKAPPAWAGTAAAVVLAVGVTAATVKYFDQPKNQPVATTANQPPSPTPPAPATPVATPPITLLPTPTVPSPLATAPILPPPSRVNIPSTPSPLNLPLGNQGSTNSSLGNQRPTTIIGVNPSEPATNRPNRPDIPVFTGGAADRPSSMAPTPTVAISKRNPSPSAPSADKAPPAQAPRQTTKPGIPETAPSLPNLPSLNPSPSTASNGENPSIPPATTRTTSPTAEINQSASAPSDTGDKNTLFDRIPQVGEVRDYLQQRWKPPSGLTQILEYYVFLNPNGTVERIIPINSAAVENLNRTNIPTPGESFVSAVQGEGNPKIRVVFNPDGKVQTFYEGRER; from the coding sequence ATGCCTCTATCAAATTCAAACTTACGACGATATACTCCCCCGACCTGTACTTTAGAAATCGCGGCAAAAACTTCGCCCCTGTCACGATTTGTCGGGCAGTCTGTACTGAAGAATTTACGCTTTGAGCTGCGTTTTGATGACCCACGACAGCCCGATGACCAACGGGTGACGATCCGAGGCGATGAGATAGAGCTAGAAATGTTGTGTGAAGCGGTGAACAGCTACATACAACACTTCTTAGAATCGCCATCGACGCAACAGTTACTCATCTCTGGAACACCAAGGGCGAGTAGTGGCTTAACTACTCATGACAATCTCAGCCAGGATTCTCTCGCTTCACCTGCCCCTAGGGTGATGAATTCAGATGCGATCGCCTCTCGCTCTCTTTATCAAGAACCGGGCAAGTTGGACGATTCAACGCTAGACCCTAACCTCAAGCGAAACCCCAAACGGCGATCGCTTAAAGCCCGATCTCTAGCTACAGATATTTACCTGGAACCTAAAGGCTTACTCGCCCATAACCTCATTCTGGGTCACTTGGCTAACGAAGAATCCGGCCCTTTCGTTAATCTGAGCGTCACCCAGTTATTCGACCTAGCCACTGCATTGGATGAATACGCATCGGATGCAGTAGCCTTGCCCAATCTCAATCCTTTAAGTTGGAAGAAAGCCCCACCGGCTTGGGCGGGTACGGCAGCGGCTGTTGTGTTAGCCGTGGGAGTCACGGCGGCGACGGTGAAATACTTTGATCAGCCGAAAAATCAGCCTGTTGCAACAACCGCAAATCAGCCACCGAGTCCAACACCACCTGCCCCTGCAACACCAGTAGCCACTCCTCCCATCACGCTCCTGCCAACGCCAACAGTGCCATCTCCTCTGGCTACAGCACCCATACTGCCACCCCCTTCTCGCGTCAATATTCCATCGACGCCTTCACCGCTCAATCTCCCTTTAGGGAATCAAGGTTCGACGAATTCTTCTCTAGGAAATCAACGCCCAACTACCATTATTGGTGTTAATCCGTCTGAACCTGCAACGAACCGACCCAATCGTCCGGATATCCCTGTTTTTACGGGTGGAGCAGCCGATCGCCCTAGTTCTATGGCTCCTACTCCTACAGTTGCTATTTCTAAGAGAAATCCTTCTCCTTCTGCTCCTTCTGCTGACAAGGCTCCCCCTGCACAAGCTCCCAGGCAAACCACGAAACCGGGCATACCGGAAACCGCTCCCTCCCTACCCAATTTACCCTCTCTCAATCCGAGTCCATCTACAGCGTCTAATGGGGAGAATCCATCCATCCCTCCCGCTACCACTCGCACGACTTCTCCCACCGCCGAGATAAACCAATCGGCGTCTGCTCCAAGCGATACGGGGGATAAGAATACACTGTTTGACAGAATTCCTCAAGTTGGAGAGGTAAGAGACTATCTCCAACAGCGCTGGAAGCCGCCTTCGGGCTTAACTCAAATCCTGGAGTATTATGTCTTCCTCAATCCGAATGGTACAGTTGAGCGAATCATTCCGATTAACAGCGCAGCGGTAGAAAATCTCAACCGCACGAATATACCGACGCCCGGTGAATCGTTTGTGTCTGCTGTCCAGGGAGAAGGGAACCCAAAAATCCGTGTGGTTTTTAATCCAGATGGCAAGGTACAGACTTTTTATGAAGGTCGAGAAAGGTGA